One window from the genome of Paramisgurnus dabryanus chromosome 20, PD_genome_1.1, whole genome shotgun sequence encodes:
- the rtn1a gene encoding reticulon-1a isoform X3, with amino-acid sequence MDKEKKACIWSSWRGQDMAASVVDLVHWRDVKQSGLVFGSVLLLLFSLTQFSVVSVIAYLGLAILSATVSFRIYKSVLQAVQKTDEGHPFKAYLEVDIALSADQISRYVDKTQLYVNTTMKELRRLFLVQDLVDSIKFAVLMWLLTYVGALFNGLTLLILAVISMFSVPVVYEKYQTQIDQYLGLVRSQVNSIMGKIREKVPGAKKKE; translated from the exons ATGGATAAAGAAAAGAAAGCGTGCATCTGGAGCAGCTGGAGAGGGCAGG ACATGGCAGCTTCAG TGGTAGATCTGGTACACTGGCGGGATGTGAAGCAGTCTGGACTGGTGTTCGGTAGCGTGTTACTGCTGCTGTTCTCTTTAACCCAGTTCAGCGTGGTGAGCGTTATTGCATACCTTGGTCTAGCTATCCTCTCTGCCACCGTCAGCTTCCGAATCTACAAATCCGTCCTGCAGGCAGTGCAGAAAACCGACGAGGGACACCCATTCAA GGCATATCTGGAGGTGGATATCGCTCTCTCTGCAGATCAGATCAGTAGGTATGTGGATAAAACTCAACTGTATGTCAACACCACCATGAAGGAGCTTCGCAGGCTCTTCCTTGTTCAGGATCTGGTTGACTCCATAAAG TTTGCAGTTTTGATGTGGTTGTTGACCTATGTGGGAGCTTTGTTTAATGGCCTGACCCTGCTTATTCTGG CTGTGATCTCCATGTTCAGCGTCCCAGTGGTTTACGAGAAATACCAA ACGCAGATTGATCAGTATTTAGGCCTGGTGCGTTCCCAGGTTAACTCAATAATGGGAAA AATTAGAGAAAAGGTTCCCGGGGCCAAGAAGAAGGAATAA
- the rtn1a gene encoding reticulon-1a isoform X4 — MDKEKKACIWSSWRGQVVDLVHWRDVKQSGLVFGSVLLLLFSLTQFSVVSVIAYLGLAILSATVSFRIYKSVLQAVQKTDEGHPFKAYLEVDIALSADQISRYVDKTQLYVNTTMKELRRLFLVQDLVDSIKFAVLMWLLTYVGALFNGLTLLILAVISMFSVPVVYEKYQTQIDQYLGLVRSQVNSIMGKIREKVPGAKKKE, encoded by the exons ATGGATAAAGAAAAGAAAGCGTGCATCTGGAGCAGCTGGAGAGGGCAGG TGGTAGATCTGGTACACTGGCGGGATGTGAAGCAGTCTGGACTGGTGTTCGGTAGCGTGTTACTGCTGCTGTTCTCTTTAACCCAGTTCAGCGTGGTGAGCGTTATTGCATACCTTGGTCTAGCTATCCTCTCTGCCACCGTCAGCTTCCGAATCTACAAATCCGTCCTGCAGGCAGTGCAGAAAACCGACGAGGGACACCCATTCAA GGCATATCTGGAGGTGGATATCGCTCTCTCTGCAGATCAGATCAGTAGGTATGTGGATAAAACTCAACTGTATGTCAACACCACCATGAAGGAGCTTCGCAGGCTCTTCCTTGTTCAGGATCTGGTTGACTCCATAAAG TTTGCAGTTTTGATGTGGTTGTTGACCTATGTGGGAGCTTTGTTTAATGGCCTGACCCTGCTTATTCTGG CTGTGATCTCCATGTTCAGCGTCCCAGTGGTTTACGAGAAATACCAA ACGCAGATTGATCAGTATTTAGGCCTGGTGCGTTCCCAGGTTAACTCAATAATGGGAAA AATTAGAGAAAAGGTTCCCGGGGCCAAGAAGAAGGAATAA
- the rtn1a gene encoding reticulon-1a isoform X1 yields the protein MSANSSDGPGLDGQWFGEDEEKNGMFGSTGPRFDEMRDDLHAKSWEHETNAPKQQLHSFEGSGVTMETASTGESLSDMFMKSSPGEGDLYTSLLSSKSPSNPFNDGASLFSTEGNRSPPAPTGTDSGIGMTPGDPSDHQTTLQGSHKTDHYSYMDMGDDLCDFGNANNKQQPSVVGYGDDDEDDDDEDDIQDFKQKTPESKESSHDPFDLGRYLEKSPLGSEDVEVKDSPGSAGGEHTFPYVEDPSDEEMADFRSYRRMETPQSASPVKITVTTESHAAVTQPMRESPQGSVAERESVLSFGQPGLPTVTLSEPEDDSAASSASHSPNHSPTGRESPSDVLFQPAGMKSVSSIQDSSSTTYHPNVADDQDVKSSPKPSPTWAQELQGSEDESGDSEIEQVAEESDSPMHDLTSKTPTAGEFSQSSNPFEQTRYTSVSDKASDLFEKPQINKVSASNPFEPSGGTKVSFGQPGNPPLYSLLREEREAELDSDLLIESASEESPKREQEYSAPKLPETSPLTSDITFSKPVKAFCDSTSPFIEPPASTLTVKEEEEEEKEKEKAVPVEKPKPQPEDSWSTKPRPAVMGTSTVPQEQHSVKEEEEIKSKSSIENATTEKDAALPPFFQTINRQKDMAASVVDLVHWRDVKQSGLVFGSVLLLLFSLTQFSVVSVIAYLGLAILSATVSFRIYKSVLQAVQKTDEGHPFKAYLEVDIALSADQISRYVDKTQLYVNTTMKELRRLFLVQDLVDSIKFAVLMWLLTYVGALFNGLTLLILAVISMFSVPVVYEKYQTQIDQYLGLVRSQVNSIMGKIREKVPGAKKKE from the exons GTGAATCTCTGTCTGACATGTTTATGAAGTCATCCCCAGGAGAAGGGGATCTGTACACCTCTCTTCTTTCCTCAAAGTCCCCTTCCAATCCCTTCAATGACGGTGCTTCTCTCTTCTCCACTGAGGGCAACCGTTCTCCACCTGCTCCCACTGGAACTGACTCCGGCATTGGCATGACCCCGGGTGACCCTTCAGATCACCAGACGACCCTGCAGGGTTCGCACAAGACAGACCATTACAGCTACATGGACATGGGTGATGACCTCTGTGATTTTGGCAATGCCAATAATAAGCAGCAGCCCTCTGTGGTTGGCTATGGAGATGATgacgaagatgatgatgatgaagacgaCATTCAAGATTTCAAGCAGAAAACGCCGGAAAGTAAAGAGTCAAGCCATGACCCCTTTGATCTAGGGCGCTATTTGGAAAAGAGTCCACTTGGTTCTGAAGATGTTGAGGTGAAGGATAGTCCGGGATCGGCAGGTGGGGAGCACACATTTCCTTACGTGGAGGATCCTTCGGATGAAGAGATGGCCGATTTCCGTTCGTACCGCAGGATGGAAACACCACAGAGTGCCAGTCCAGTAAAAATCACGGTGACGACGGAGTCCCACGCTGCTGTGACCCAGCCAATGAGAGAGTCCCCACAAGGGAGCGTGGCTGAAAGAGAGAGTGTTCTCAGTTTTGGTCAGCCGGGTCTTCCCACAGTAACACTGTCAGAACCAGAGGATGACAGCGCGGCCTCGTCGGCTAGCCACTCCCCTAACCACTCCCCTACAG GTCGAGAGTCTCCATCTGATGTGTTGTTCCAGCCTGCAGGAATGAAGTCTGTGAGCTCCATCCAAGATTCCAGCAGCACCACCTATCATCCCAATGTTGCAGACGACCAAGATGTCAAGAGCTCACCCAAACCCTCCCCCACATGGGCTCAAGAGCTTCAAGGCAGTGAAGATGAATCTGGAGATTCAGAAATTGAGCAAGTTGCAGAAGAATCCGATTCACCAATGCACGACTTGACATCTAAGACTCCAACCGCAGGTGAATTCAGCCAATCAAGCAATCCATTTGAGCAGACCAGATACACATCTGTCAGTGATAAAGCTAGCGACCTGTTTGAAAAGCCTCAAATCAACAAGGTTAGTGCTAGTAACCCATTTGAGCCATCTGGAGGCACGAAGGTTAGTTTTGGTCAACCTGGCAACCCTCCGCTCTACAGTCTGTTGAGAGAAGAAAGAGAGGCGGAGCTTGACAGCGACCTGCTTATCGAATCGGCTTCTGAGGAGAGTCCCAAGAGGGAACAGGAATACTCTGCCCCAAAACTTCCTGAAACTTCTCCACTGACCTCAGACATCACTTTCTCTAAGCCCGTCAAAGCTTTCTGCGACTCAACCTCTCCTTTCATCGAACCCCCAGCTAGCACCTTGACAgtaaaagaagaagaagaagaagaaaaagaaaaggagaAAGCAGTGCCTGTTGAGAAGCCCAAGCCACAACCAGAAGACAGCTGGTCCACTAAACCCAGGCCTGCAGTAATGGGAACATCTACAGTGCCTCAGGAGCAACACTCcgttaaggaggaggaggagattAAAAGTAAAAGCAGTATTGAGAATGCTACAACAGAGAAAGATGCAGCTCTGCCCCCGTTCTTCCAGACCATCAACAGACAGAAAG ACATGGCAGCTTCAG TGGTAGATCTGGTACACTGGCGGGATGTGAAGCAGTCTGGACTGGTGTTCGGTAGCGTGTTACTGCTGCTGTTCTCTTTAACCCAGTTCAGCGTGGTGAGCGTTATTGCATACCTTGGTCTAGCTATCCTCTCTGCCACCGTCAGCTTCCGAATCTACAAATCCGTCCTGCAGGCAGTGCAGAAAACCGACGAGGGACACCCATTCAA GGCATATCTGGAGGTGGATATCGCTCTCTCTGCAGATCAGATCAGTAGGTATGTGGATAAAACTCAACTGTATGTCAACACCACCATGAAGGAGCTTCGCAGGCTCTTCCTTGTTCAGGATCTGGTTGACTCCATAAAG TTTGCAGTTTTGATGTGGTTGTTGACCTATGTGGGAGCTTTGTTTAATGGCCTGACCCTGCTTATTCTGG CTGTGATCTCCATGTTCAGCGTCCCAGTGGTTTACGAGAAATACCAA ACGCAGATTGATCAGTATTTAGGCCTGGTGCGTTCCCAGGTTAACTCAATAATGGGAAA AATTAGAGAAAAGGTTCCCGGGGCCAAGAAGAAGGAATAA
- the rtn1a gene encoding reticulon-1a isoform X2, giving the protein MSANSSDGPGLDGQWFGEDEEKNGMFGSTGPRFDEMRDDLHAKSWEHETNAPKQQLHSFEGSGVTMETASTGESLSDMFMKSSPGEGDLYTSLLSSKSPSNPFNDGASLFSTEGNRSPPAPTGTDSGIGMTPGDPSDHQTTLQGSHKTDHYSYMDMGDDLCDFGNANNKQQPSVVGYGDDDEDDDDEDDIQDFKQKTPESKESSHDPFDLGRYLEKSPLGSEDVEVKDSPGSAGGEHTFPYVEDPSDEEMADFRSYRRMETPQSASPVKITVTTESHAAVTQPMRESPQGSVAERESVLSFGQPGLPTVTLSEPEDDSAASSASHSPNHSPTGRESPSDVLFQPAGMKSVSSIQDSSSTTYHPNVADDQDVKSSPKPSPTWAQELQGSEDESGDSEIEQVAEESDSPMHDLTSKTPTAGEFSQSSNPFEQTRYTSVSDKASDLFEKPQINKVSASNPFEPSGGTKVSFGQPGNPPLYSLLREEREAELDSDLLIESASEESPKREQEYSAPKLPETSPLTSDITFSKPVKAFCDSTSPFIEPPASTLTVKEEEEEEKEKEKAVPVEKPKPQPEDSWSTKPRPAVMGTSTVPQEQHSVKEEEEIKSKSSIENATTEKDAALPPFFQTINRQKVVDLVHWRDVKQSGLVFGSVLLLLFSLTQFSVVSVIAYLGLAILSATVSFRIYKSVLQAVQKTDEGHPFKAYLEVDIALSADQISRYVDKTQLYVNTTMKELRRLFLVQDLVDSIKFAVLMWLLTYVGALFNGLTLLILAVISMFSVPVVYEKYQTQIDQYLGLVRSQVNSIMGKIREKVPGAKKKE; this is encoded by the exons GTGAATCTCTGTCTGACATGTTTATGAAGTCATCCCCAGGAGAAGGGGATCTGTACACCTCTCTTCTTTCCTCAAAGTCCCCTTCCAATCCCTTCAATGACGGTGCTTCTCTCTTCTCCACTGAGGGCAACCGTTCTCCACCTGCTCCCACTGGAACTGACTCCGGCATTGGCATGACCCCGGGTGACCCTTCAGATCACCAGACGACCCTGCAGGGTTCGCACAAGACAGACCATTACAGCTACATGGACATGGGTGATGACCTCTGTGATTTTGGCAATGCCAATAATAAGCAGCAGCCCTCTGTGGTTGGCTATGGAGATGATgacgaagatgatgatgatgaagacgaCATTCAAGATTTCAAGCAGAAAACGCCGGAAAGTAAAGAGTCAAGCCATGACCCCTTTGATCTAGGGCGCTATTTGGAAAAGAGTCCACTTGGTTCTGAAGATGTTGAGGTGAAGGATAGTCCGGGATCGGCAGGTGGGGAGCACACATTTCCTTACGTGGAGGATCCTTCGGATGAAGAGATGGCCGATTTCCGTTCGTACCGCAGGATGGAAACACCACAGAGTGCCAGTCCAGTAAAAATCACGGTGACGACGGAGTCCCACGCTGCTGTGACCCAGCCAATGAGAGAGTCCCCACAAGGGAGCGTGGCTGAAAGAGAGAGTGTTCTCAGTTTTGGTCAGCCGGGTCTTCCCACAGTAACACTGTCAGAACCAGAGGATGACAGCGCGGCCTCGTCGGCTAGCCACTCCCCTAACCACTCCCCTACAG GTCGAGAGTCTCCATCTGATGTGTTGTTCCAGCCTGCAGGAATGAAGTCTGTGAGCTCCATCCAAGATTCCAGCAGCACCACCTATCATCCCAATGTTGCAGACGACCAAGATGTCAAGAGCTCACCCAAACCCTCCCCCACATGGGCTCAAGAGCTTCAAGGCAGTGAAGATGAATCTGGAGATTCAGAAATTGAGCAAGTTGCAGAAGAATCCGATTCACCAATGCACGACTTGACATCTAAGACTCCAACCGCAGGTGAATTCAGCCAATCAAGCAATCCATTTGAGCAGACCAGATACACATCTGTCAGTGATAAAGCTAGCGACCTGTTTGAAAAGCCTCAAATCAACAAGGTTAGTGCTAGTAACCCATTTGAGCCATCTGGAGGCACGAAGGTTAGTTTTGGTCAACCTGGCAACCCTCCGCTCTACAGTCTGTTGAGAGAAGAAAGAGAGGCGGAGCTTGACAGCGACCTGCTTATCGAATCGGCTTCTGAGGAGAGTCCCAAGAGGGAACAGGAATACTCTGCCCCAAAACTTCCTGAAACTTCTCCACTGACCTCAGACATCACTTTCTCTAAGCCCGTCAAAGCTTTCTGCGACTCAACCTCTCCTTTCATCGAACCCCCAGCTAGCACCTTGACAgtaaaagaagaagaagaagaagaaaaagaaaaggagaAAGCAGTGCCTGTTGAGAAGCCCAAGCCACAACCAGAAGACAGCTGGTCCACTAAACCCAGGCCTGCAGTAATGGGAACATCTACAGTGCCTCAGGAGCAACACTCcgttaaggaggaggaggagattAAAAGTAAAAGCAGTATTGAGAATGCTACAACAGAGAAAGATGCAGCTCTGCCCCCGTTCTTCCAGACCATCAACAGACAGAAAG TGGTAGATCTGGTACACTGGCGGGATGTGAAGCAGTCTGGACTGGTGTTCGGTAGCGTGTTACTGCTGCTGTTCTCTTTAACCCAGTTCAGCGTGGTGAGCGTTATTGCATACCTTGGTCTAGCTATCCTCTCTGCCACCGTCAGCTTCCGAATCTACAAATCCGTCCTGCAGGCAGTGCAGAAAACCGACGAGGGACACCCATTCAA GGCATATCTGGAGGTGGATATCGCTCTCTCTGCAGATCAGATCAGTAGGTATGTGGATAAAACTCAACTGTATGTCAACACCACCATGAAGGAGCTTCGCAGGCTCTTCCTTGTTCAGGATCTGGTTGACTCCATAAAG TTTGCAGTTTTGATGTGGTTGTTGACCTATGTGGGAGCTTTGTTTAATGGCCTGACCCTGCTTATTCTGG CTGTGATCTCCATGTTCAGCGTCCCAGTGGTTTACGAGAAATACCAA ACGCAGATTGATCAGTATTTAGGCCTGGTGCGTTCCCAGGTTAACTCAATAATGGGAAA AATTAGAGAAAAGGTTCCCGGGGCCAAGAAGAAGGAATAA